A single window of Halobacillus naozhouensis DNA harbors:
- a CDS encoding amino acid ABC transporter ATP-binding protein, which produces MIRVDQLNKYFGDLHVLKDIDFNVDESEVVVLIGASGSGKSTMLRCLNFLEMKNSGEVIIRGEDIDPRKDNLNEVRQKVGMVFQHFNLFPHKTVLENVIEAPIQVKKIPKAKAIEDGKELLSKVGLEDKANDYPSRLSGGQKQRVAIARALAMKPEIMLFDEPTSALDPELVGEVLQTMKDLAREGMTMVVVTHEMGFAREVADRVVYMHDGRIVEAGQPNEIFDYPKEKRTQAFLSSIL; this is translated from the coding sequence ATGATTCGTGTAGACCAATTAAATAAATACTTTGGTGATTTACATGTTCTTAAGGATATTGATTTTAATGTCGATGAGAGTGAAGTGGTTGTATTAATCGGTGCCAGTGGTTCTGGTAAAAGTACCATGCTACGTTGCCTCAACTTCCTTGAGATGAAAAATAGCGGAGAGGTTATTATAAGGGGAGAAGACATAGATCCTAGAAAAGATAATTTAAATGAAGTCAGGCAGAAAGTAGGCATGGTGTTTCAGCACTTTAATTTGTTTCCCCATAAAACAGTCTTGGAAAATGTTATTGAAGCTCCGATCCAGGTTAAAAAAATTCCAAAAGCTAAAGCAATCGAAGACGGTAAAGAATTGCTTAGCAAAGTAGGGCTTGAAGATAAAGCAAATGACTACCCATCCCGTTTGTCTGGTGGTCAAAAGCAACGAGTTGCAATTGCCCGAGCCCTTGCGATGAAACCAGAAATTATGCTGTTTGATGAGCCGACCTCTGCTCTTGACCCGGAGCTTGTAGGTGAAGTGTTACAAACTATGAAAGATTTAGCACGGGAAGGGATGACTATGGTTGTGGTGACGCATGAAATGGGGTTTGCCCGCGAAGTCGCGGATCGCGTCGTCTACATGCACGATGGAAGAATTGTTGAAGCAGGCCAGCCAAATGAAATTTTCGATTACCCGAAGGAGAAACGAACCCAGGCCTTTTTAAGTTCTATCTTATAA
- a CDS encoding amino acid ABC transporter permease, producing the protein MEYSGFFGALVESRGIFIEAALMTLKLTAVSIFLAVFIGLFFALLKISAIRPLMWIANIYIYIVRGTPLIVQIFVFYYGLTEIWMMSGFWAVSLGLAFHNGAYIAEIFRGSIQSIGKGQSEAGRSLGMSRSLTMRRIILPQAFRRALPPLGNQFIIGLKDSSLAAFVGVAEIFAVATTQGANTFDYMTWLLVSAVYYLILVFLLTILVSLVEKKLAVSD; encoded by the coding sequence ATGGAATACAGTGGATTCTTTGGAGCATTGGTAGAAAGTCGGGGCATATTTATCGAAGCCGCGCTAATGACGTTAAAACTAACAGCAGTCTCTATTTTCTTAGCCGTCTTTATTGGATTGTTTTTTGCCCTATTAAAGATTTCAGCTATTAGACCGCTAATGTGGATAGCGAACATATACATCTACATCGTTCGAGGCACTCCGCTTATTGTGCAAATCTTTGTCTTCTACTATGGACTTACTGAAATTTGGATGATGAGCGGTTTCTGGGCTGTATCTTTAGGGCTGGCGTTTCACAATGGTGCCTATATTGCCGAAATTTTCCGAGGGTCTATTCAGTCGATTGGCAAAGGGCAATCTGAAGCGGGTCGTTCGCTCGGAATGAGTCGTTCCCTAACGATGCGCCGCATTATTTTACCACAAGCATTTAGACGTGCCTTGCCCCCACTTGGAAACCAGTTTATCATTGGTTTGAAGGATTCCTCCTTAGCCGCATTTGTAGGTGTTGCAGAAATTTTCGCTGTCGCTACAACTCAAGGAGCTAATACATTTGATTATATGACATGGCTGCTTGTTAGTGCTGTGTACTATTTAATTCTTGTATTCCTGCTTACGATTTTAGTAAGCTTAGTCGAGAAGAAGTTAGCAGTAAGTGATTAA